From one Streptomyces sp. NBC_01478 genomic stretch:
- a CDS encoding dienelactone hydrolase family protein: MTTITTRTVEYPADGLTMIGHLALPAGVDRRPAVLLGPEGMGLSDVERRRADALAELGYMALAFDLHGGRYLGDPEEMLARCLPLLADPERMRGIGHAALDVLRTEPRTDSDRIAVVGYGTGGAVGLELGRDGVNLRAIGTVNALTTGRPGEAVRIRCPVWAGVGSEDPIMPPAQRNAFTAEMQAAGVDWRLAVYGGALHAFHHPPVDHPTVPGVGYHPQHAQRAWRDAVDLLTECLPVSEDPGA; this comes from the coding sequence ATGACGACGATTACGACGCGTACGGTCGAGTACCCCGCCGACGGTCTGACGATGATCGGGCACCTCGCGCTCCCGGCCGGTGTCGACCGCCGGCCCGCGGTGCTGCTCGGACCAGAGGGCATGGGGCTCAGCGACGTCGAGCGCCGCCGGGCCGATGCTCTCGCCGAGCTGGGATATATGGCGCTGGCCTTCGACCTTCATGGCGGGCGCTATTTGGGCGACCCCGAGGAGATGCTGGCCCGTTGCCTGCCGCTGCTCGCTGATCCCGAGCGGATGCGAGGCATCGGCCATGCGGCGCTCGATGTGTTGCGCACCGAACCGCGGACCGATTCCGACCGGATCGCCGTCGTCGGCTACGGCACCGGGGGCGCCGTCGGGCTGGAACTCGGGCGCGACGGCGTCAACCTGCGCGCGATCGGCACAGTCAACGCACTGACCACGGGCCGACCGGGCGAGGCAGTGCGCATTCGCTGCCCGGTGTGGGCCGGGGTCGGGTCGGAAGACCCGATCATGCCGCCCGCACAACGGAACGCGTTCACCGCTGAGATGCAGGCCGCAGGCGTCGACTGGCGCCTCGCGGTCTACGGCGGCGCCTTGCACGCCTTCCACCACCCGCCGGTCGACCACCCCACGGTCCCCGGCGTCGGCTACCACCCGCAGCACGCGCAGCGAGCCTGGCGCGACGCCGTCGACCTGCTCACCGAGTGCCTGCCCGTGTCGGAGGATCCGGGGGCATGA
- a CDS encoding helix-turn-helix transcriptional regulator: protein MESDEASSRNLAKLRERLQDLRGRSGLSMQQLRLRVGLGRTTLSQALNHGPTHPSWGTVAAIAKAFGVGPKVLDELHDLWKDSGPPQPPSVVAVDRTGADVHQQLIANVGPQALEVHRAVLAVPDPGGYPFLTPYMPRRHDDEIRTHLAPALSGGESVLVMLTGDSATGKTRALFEALADLAPHRRLLRPSGSSDLLQLLLRALFDPGTVLWLNEAQRFFYGHDAEQAAAELRQRLVTTPGLVVVGTLWTDPYWEELTRPGRTGDPHGQVRGLLDCSAARRVMVPDHFSDAELIQWHTMAQAAEVDGDRRLADALRAGAADGLVVQHLSGGPALLAAYQSGPGSHFSHVEHAVVTAALDARHLGHRSPLPAGLLADAAAGALNPRRRPSDEAWADGVLKALNTGERDDGRRTDIRHTLTAMHRPLTRSGEALYEPADYLVQHVRLQHKDRPGTPSLWHALLAHTRDADDLVELATTARDHGYLTQAVRLWHKAVLVGHPTCAHALAELLDDDKDPKAHGSVWAARHTPLHDPDGVRLLVEVLAETGRHTAMTALMRRMPENHVDCDDAESVAHLLIRLRAAGQDVAAARLAARAAKVGDATDAGGSVDLLETLRTLGLDEAYHVIAGRTAREADTSDMAFTPVLLSELNAYSPTAASILAVRAAASIDIGDTTDVWLLLDALREEGLHDAITVLLRRQPEKHVDLYDPEAVAWLVNVLDQLDQTEAVHTLFDRGATAFADISDPDAVSLLLRTLLAHQRDAEFTALATRAAEETDISDPALLAELIEFLHQLDMEAEITTLLDRDVAARTDVRDPESVGQLITLLDEMGMEEAVALLAHRAASDTDVTDPDGAAWLLESLEEVGQVEAARQVFSRIPARDVDEAPVTAPVGRWGFDLDGTPADRWTWDTLGLS, encoded by the coding sequence GTGGAGAGCGACGAGGCATCCTCTCGGAACCTGGCGAAGCTGCGGGAGCGGCTGCAGGATCTGCGCGGGCGATCCGGGCTGTCGATGCAGCAACTTCGCCTGCGTGTCGGGCTCGGGCGCACCACGCTCAGCCAAGCCCTGAACCACGGACCCACGCACCCGTCGTGGGGCACGGTCGCCGCGATCGCGAAGGCCTTCGGTGTCGGTCCTAAAGTCCTCGATGAGCTGCACGATCTTTGGAAAGACTCCGGGCCTCCACAGCCTCCCTCTGTGGTTGCTGTGGACCGGACCGGGGCGGACGTCCACCAACAGCTCATTGCCAATGTCGGCCCTCAGGCTCTCGAAGTGCACCGTGCCGTGCTGGCCGTCCCCGACCCCGGTGGTTATCCATTCCTCACGCCCTACATGCCCAGACGGCACGACGACGAGATCCGCACGCATCTGGCACCGGCCCTGTCGGGCGGAGAATCGGTGCTCGTGATGCTCACGGGGGACTCGGCCACCGGAAAGACCCGCGCACTGTTCGAAGCTCTGGCCGATCTCGCGCCTCACCGGCGGCTCCTGCGCCCTTCGGGCTCCAGTGACCTTCTGCAACTCCTGCTACGGGCGCTGTTCGATCCCGGCACAGTCCTCTGGCTCAACGAGGCCCAGCGATTCTTCTACGGCCACGATGCGGAGCAGGCAGCGGCCGAGCTGCGGCAGCGGCTGGTCACGACCCCCGGCCTCGTGGTAGTGGGAACCCTCTGGACCGATCCCTACTGGGAGGAGCTGACACGACCCGGTCGCACAGGGGATCCGCATGGGCAGGTCCGCGGGCTGCTGGACTGTTCCGCGGCGCGCAGGGTCATGGTGCCCGACCACTTCTCCGATGCCGAACTGATTCAGTGGCACACTATGGCGCAGGCGGCAGAAGTGGACGGTGATCGTCGACTTGCTGACGCGCTAAGGGCGGGAGCCGCTGATGGCCTCGTCGTGCAGCACCTCAGCGGAGGGCCCGCACTCCTCGCCGCCTACCAAAGCGGTCCAGGCAGCCACTTCAGCCACGTGGAACACGCAGTAGTGACCGCGGCTCTCGACGCGAGACACCTCGGCCACCGCAGTCCGCTGCCCGCCGGGTTACTCGCAGACGCTGCCGCTGGCGCGTTGAACCCGCGTCGGCGTCCGAGCGATGAGGCCTGGGCTGACGGCGTTTTGAAGGCCCTGAACACCGGGGAACGCGACGACGGACGACGCACTGACATACGGCATACTCTGACGGCGATGCACAGACCGCTCACCCGGTCCGGCGAGGCCCTGTATGAACCGGCCGACTATCTCGTTCAGCATGTCCGCCTTCAGCACAAGGACCGGCCTGGGACGCCCTCTCTGTGGCACGCCCTGCTCGCTCACACGAGAGATGCGGACGACCTCGTAGAGCTTGCCACGACAGCGCGCGACCACGGATATCTGACACAGGCGGTACGCCTATGGCACAAGGCCGTGCTCGTCGGTCACCCGACCTGCGCCCACGCCCTAGCTGAGCTTCTCGACGACGACAAGGACCCTAAGGCGCACGGCAGCGTGTGGGCCGCCCGCCATACTCCTCTGCACGACCCGGACGGTGTACGGCTTCTCGTAGAGGTACTGGCCGAAACAGGCCGACACACGGCGATGACCGCACTGATGCGGCGCATGCCGGAGAACCATGTCGACTGTGATGACGCGGAGTCGGTCGCCCATCTCCTTATACGGCTACGCGCAGCTGGACAGGACGTTGCCGCGGCCCGGCTGGCAGCCCGTGCGGCGAAGGTCGGGGACGCGACCGACGCCGGTGGAAGTGTCGATCTGCTGGAAACCTTGCGGACTTTGGGCCTCGACGAGGCGTACCACGTGATTGCTGGCCGCACTGCTCGCGAGGCCGACACCTCGGACATGGCGTTCACGCCGGTCCTGCTTTCGGAACTGAACGCCTACAGCCCAACTGCCGCCAGTATCTTGGCGGTCCGGGCGGCAGCGTCGATCGACATCGGCGACACCACCGACGTGTGGCTGCTCCTCGACGCGTTGCGGGAGGAGGGTCTGCATGACGCGATCACCGTCCTGCTGCGTCGCCAGCCGGAGAAGCACGTCGACCTTTATGACCCAGAAGCCGTAGCTTGGCTTGTCAATGTCCTCGACCAACTTGATCAGACGGAAGCCGTGCACACCCTCTTCGATCGAGGCGCCACCGCCTTCGCGGACATCTCGGATCCGGACGCCGTGTCGTTGTTGCTGCGCACATTGCTGGCCCACCAACGGGACGCGGAGTTCACCGCCCTGGCCACGCGAGCTGCGGAGGAGACTGACATCTCGGATCCCGCGCTTCTCGCTGAGCTGATCGAGTTCCTCCATCAACTCGATATGGAAGCCGAGATCACTACCTTGCTTGACCGGGACGTGGCTGCCCGTACAGACGTGCGTGACCCCGAAAGCGTGGGGCAGCTGATCACCCTCCTCGACGAGATGGGGATGGAGGAGGCCGTGGCGCTGCTTGCGCACCGTGCCGCGTCGGACACTGATGTCACCGATCCGGACGGCGCCGCCTGGCTGTTGGAAAGCCTCGAAGAGGTTGGGCAGGTCGAGGCCGCCCGACAGGTGTTCAGCCGGATACCAGCCCGGGACGTCGATGAAGCGCCTGTCACCGCACCGGTCGGCCGGTGGGGCTTCGATCTCGACGGCACACCCGCCGACCGTTGGACCTGGGACACCCTGGGCTTGTCGTAG
- a CDS encoding DUF3800 domain-containing protein: MRFVFIDDSARTAPGDVPRAQLGPLHAYGAVIVPEESLVPYAERLAALRTRLGLPPKAEFKWNPGGGSLHKNWDALREARPQMLQDAQDLGISAVVVICATERMPNSWDKGKIQLEMLKYLYERVSMVLDNAGHSGILIADQPPGDRTDEKRWLGQALALTENGTQYIAPDPNRIVLPVLTARSDHLALLQLADLVTAATTALIAGSEHAAPYRDLIKSLLAKNWLDGMGGTGLKLFPDAEYSPHNLRNLFYWAFGEWGFSKVAHFGHKPLPHYEWAYATSDGLGNTLPPDHPYAKKNSA, from the coding sequence GTGCGGTTTGTGTTCATCGACGACAGCGCACGCACGGCGCCGGGCGACGTCCCCCGGGCTCAACTCGGTCCGCTGCACGCCTACGGAGCGGTGATCGTTCCCGAGGAGTCGCTCGTGCCCTACGCCGAGCGCCTCGCCGCTCTCCGTACCCGCCTGGGTCTGCCGCCCAAGGCGGAGTTCAAGTGGAACCCCGGCGGCGGGTCGCTGCACAAGAACTGGGACGCGCTCCGCGAGGCCCGTCCGCAGATGCTGCAAGACGCCCAGGACCTCGGCATCTCGGCGGTTGTCGTCATCTGCGCGACGGAGCGGATGCCGAACTCCTGGGACAAGGGGAAGATCCAGCTAGAGATGCTGAAGTATCTCTACGAGCGCGTGTCCATGGTCCTCGACAACGCGGGCCATAGCGGCATCCTCATCGCCGACCAGCCGCCCGGCGACCGAACAGACGAGAAGCGGTGGCTGGGCCAAGCCCTGGCCCTCACGGAGAACGGCACCCAGTACATCGCCCCCGACCCCAACCGGATCGTTCTGCCCGTGCTGACCGCCCGGTCGGACCACCTCGCCTTGCTGCAACTGGCCGACCTGGTCACTGCAGCTACCACCGCGCTCATCGCCGGCAGCGAACACGCCGCGCCCTATCGGGACCTGATCAAAAGTCTGCTGGCGAAGAATTGGCTCGACGGGATGGGCGGTACAGGGCTCAAGCTGTTCCCGGACGCGGAATACAGCCCGCACAATCTCCGCAACCTCTTCTACTGGGCATTCGGCGAGTGGGGGTTCTCCAAGGTTGCTCACTTCGGCCACAAGCCACTGCCCCACTACGAGTGGGCATACGCGACCAGCGACGGGCTCGGGAACACCCTCCCGCCGGACCATCCGTACGCGAAGAAGAACAGCGCATGA
- a CDS encoding ATP-binding protein has product MVVKPPEPDEDDPAGEPRTDPSTTLAGWRHFVDADPAMFDLLPDDRWQALDGAQRDAYDEARIAYHSELQVVRTSTVKEIAHQGRLLTLLNQREHGARRGLIVSGEWTTGKTTALKQLARLHELRVRQRYPGSGRIPVVYITAPPRGSPRKLAMEFARFLGLPVITPRHNTTDVTSAVCQVLIEARTDLVLVDEIHLMNHATIAGEELSDHLKYFTEHLPATFVYAGINVEHSGLFVGIRGSQLAGRCVLIRTGPFPLNAEWRSLVASLEGTLRLQQHEPGTLVRLSKYLHQRTGGMIGSLSHLIRAAAVTAILDGSERITRSALTTIRIDHSSESTQSGKPTPRRSAG; this is encoded by the coding sequence ATGGTGGTGAAACCGCCCGAGCCGGACGAAGACGACCCCGCCGGGGAACCACGCACCGACCCGTCCACCACGCTCGCCGGGTGGCGGCACTTCGTGGACGCCGATCCCGCCATGTTCGACCTGCTGCCCGACGACCGCTGGCAGGCGCTGGACGGGGCGCAGAGGGACGCCTACGACGAGGCTCGCATCGCCTACCACTCCGAACTCCAGGTCGTGCGAACCTCCACGGTCAAGGAGATCGCCCACCAGGGCCGACTGCTGACCCTGCTCAACCAACGCGAACACGGGGCTCGTCGCGGACTGATCGTCTCCGGCGAGTGGACCACCGGCAAGACAACCGCCCTCAAGCAGCTCGCTCGCCTCCATGAGCTGCGCGTCCGACAACGCTATCCGGGCAGCGGCCGCATCCCGGTCGTCTACATCACCGCTCCTCCCCGCGGCTCACCCCGCAAGCTGGCGATGGAGTTCGCCCGGTTCCTCGGCCTGCCGGTCATCACGCCTCGGCACAACACCACCGACGTCACCAGCGCGGTCTGCCAAGTACTGATCGAGGCCCGGACGGACCTGGTGCTGGTCGACGAAATCCATCTGATGAATCACGCAACGATCGCGGGTGAGGAGCTGTCGGACCATCTCAAGTACTTCACCGAGCACCTGCCCGCCACGTTCGTATATGCCGGGATCAACGTCGAACACTCCGGGCTGTTCGTCGGAATCCGCGGCAGTCAGCTCGCCGGCCGCTGCGTGCTCATCCGCACCGGCCCCTTCCCGCTCAACGCCGAATGGCGGTCGCTGGTGGCCAGCCTGGAGGGCACCTTACGGCTGCAGCAGCACGAACCCGGGACACTTGTGCGACTGTCGAAGTATCTCCACCAGCGCACCGGCGGCATGATCGGAAGCCTCTCCCACCTGATCCGCGCCGCAGCCGTCACCGCCATCCTGGACGGCAGCGAGCGCATCACCCGCTCCGCCCTGACCACGATCCGCATCGACCACAGCAGCGAATCCACTCAGTCCGGCAAGCCCACTCCTCGGAGATCCGCTGGATGA
- a CDS encoding aminoglycoside phosphotransferase family protein, with protein MIESEIEISEDLVRDLLREQHPELAELPIREVAGGWGNQMWRLGDELAVRMQRMDTSPDLQLKERRWLPTLAARLPLPIPVPLRDGAPSERFPKIWTVMTWVEGTPLDHGSITRGDHAAETLSDFLRALHVEAPADAPTASDFGAHPKDCTDGFEHFFQDVAPADLADEIREVWGEAVAAPRWEGPPVWVHGDLHPANVVVADGTLAGVVDFGALVAGDPAWDLAAAWLLLPAGGASRFFNSYAQADEAAVRRARGLAAMRSLFLMAMGQAGDRGLPGGKPNWGPAGRSALDRVLKGL; from the coding sequence ATGATCGAGTCCGAGATTGAGATCAGCGAGGATCTGGTCCGCGACCTGCTTCGGGAGCAGCATCCGGAACTGGCCGAGCTACCCATCCGCGAAGTGGCTGGCGGTTGGGGCAACCAAATGTGGCGCCTCGGTGACGAGTTGGCTGTCCGGATGCAGCGGATGGACACGAGCCCCGATCTGCAGCTCAAGGAGCGCCGGTGGCTGCCGACTCTGGCCGCGCGCCTGCCGCTGCCGATTCCTGTCCCCCTACGGGACGGTGCACCGTCCGAGCGCTTCCCCAAGATCTGGACCGTCATGACATGGGTCGAGGGCACGCCGCTGGACCACGGCTCGATCACTCGCGGCGACCACGCGGCCGAGACGCTGTCGGACTTCCTCAGGGCGCTGCACGTGGAGGCGCCCGCCGACGCACCGACCGCTTCGGACTTCGGCGCTCACCCCAAGGACTGCACGGACGGCTTCGAGCACTTCTTCCAGGACGTTGCCCCTGCCGACCTCGCCGACGAGATCCGTGAAGTCTGGGGTGAAGCGGTGGCGGCCCCGAGGTGGGAGGGTCCACCGGTGTGGGTGCATGGCGACCTGCATCCCGCGAACGTCGTCGTCGCGGACGGGACACTGGCGGGTGTCGTCGACTTCGGTGCGCTGGTCGCCGGCGACCCGGCGTGGGACCTCGCGGCCGCCTGGCTGCTACTCCCAGCGGGCGGCGCCTCACGGTTTTTCAACAGCTACGCGCAGGCGGACGAGGCAGCGGTGCGACGGGCGCGCGGACTGGCCGCGATGAGGAGCCTGTTCCTGATGGCGATGGGCCAAGCCGGG